From the genome of Malus domestica chromosome 04, GDT2T_hap1, one region includes:
- the LOC108170295 gene encoding uncharacterized protein, which yields MVFWSLTNLEEMFLQHHLPCSHHSFFQFLRWNGECEFLLQFFKGKSFRDSGLFRYSSPITFTNTVDSSPIPLFLPQSLLPICTTQIERRYSSLRLCLSIVQRKESMGIKEREDAVIIRLHRFVKQGKGRKSFHALHQFQTLIVHGHLATKWSFRTCRR from the exons ATGGTTTTCTGGTCTCTGACCAATCTTGAGGAAATG TTTCTCCAGCACCATTTGCCTTGCTCTCATCACAGCTTCTTTCAGTTCCTCAG GTGGAATGGTGAATGTGAGTTTCTTTTACAGTTTTTCAAAGGGAAGAGCTTCAGAGACAGTGGACTCTTCCGCTATTCCTCCCCAATCACTTTTACCAATACAGTGGACTCTTCCCCTATTCCCCTATTCCTCCCCCAATCACTTTTACCAATCTGCACAACCCAAATTGAGAGACGGTACTCTTCCCTGAG GTTGTGTTTGAGCATTGTACAAAGGAAAGAGAGTATGGGGATAAAGGAAAGAGAAGATGCTGTGATTATCCGGCTCCATCGATTTGTTAAG CAGGGAAAGGGAAGAAAATCGTTCCATGCCCTCCACCAGTTCCAGACTCTCATTGTGCACGGCCACCTAGCGACCAAGTGGTCTTTCAGAACTTGCAGGAGATGA